The Danio aesculapii chromosome 8, fDanAes4.1, whole genome shotgun sequence genome window below encodes:
- the cdkn2c gene encoding cyclin-dependent kinase 4 inhibitor C, translating to MAEDTAIDRLSTAAAIGDLMEVEQTLQSNVNVNEKNKYGRTALQVMKLGCPSIAETLLRAGADPNVRDPILGLTVIHDAARDGYLDTLHVLAQNGADVNLLDNDGNLPLHLAAREGHLDVVQFLVTHCVTQPFLVNAKGYTPRDLAFMHQKHRTVEWLESVAYLQSS from the exons ATGGCCGAGGACACTGCTATAGACAGGCTGAGCACTGCAGCTGCGATTGGGGATCTGATGGAAGTTGAGCAGACACTTCAAAGCAACGTGAACGTTAACGAGAAGAATAAATATGGCAGGACAGCACTGCAG GTGATGAAACTTGGCTGCCCGAGCATCGCAGAGACGCTTCTTCGAGCAGGCGCAGACCCAAACGTGCGCGACCCCATACTAGGACTGACCGTCATCCACGATGCCGCGCGCGACGGATATCTGGACACCCTGCACGTGCTCGCGCAGAACGGTGCTGATGTCAATCTCCTAGACAACGACGGCAACCTGCCTCTGCATCTGGCGGCGCGCGAAGGACACTTGGATGTCGTGCAGTTTCTCGTAACGCATTGCGTGACGCAGCCTTTTCTGGTGAACGCAAAAGGGTACACGCCTCGTGACCTGGCGTTCATGCACCAAAAACACAGAACTGTGGAATGGTTGGAGAGCGTTGCGTATTTACAATCCAGCTAG